In a genomic window of Halalkalicoccus sp. CG83:
- a CDS encoding non-histone chromosomal MC1 family protein — MVREDGKRNFALREDSGDEESVFSGNTPRQAALKAARRLEPASSEESADRTTIQLREKGTDKVHIYEGWAWRETAPDDSPDWMPDDITEANVSKQGIEHLDE; from the coding sequence ATGGTACGTGAAGACGGTAAACGCAACTTTGCACTGCGCGAGGACAGCGGCGACGAGGAGAGCGTCTTCTCGGGTAACACCCCCCGACAGGCCGCCCTGAAGGCCGCACGGCGGCTCGAACCCGCGTCCAGCGAGGAGTCGGCGGATCGAACGACGATCCAGCTGCGCGAGAAGGGGACCGACAAGGTCCACATCTACGAGGGCTGGGCGTGGCGGGAGACGGCTCCCGACGACAGCCCTGACTGGATGCCGGACGACATCACCGAGGCCAACGTCTCGAAACAGGGAATCGAACACCTCGACGAGTAG
- a CDS encoding HAD family hydrolase, giving the protein MDCVLFDMDGVMVDSEDYWTELQREEILPQTVPGEDVEVEEVTGMNYREIYDYLDEEYGTALTREEFVGIFEDTAEELYGERVSLLEGLHELLEELHERDVRTALVSSSPHDWIDIVLERFDLEGEFDAVVSAEDIDGPGKPEPAIFEHAAGELGVSADRCVAVEDSENGVEAAARAGTTVVAYRIDAHGDIDLSPADAVADDPDELREAILARTE; this is encoded by the coding sequence ATGGACTGCGTGCTGTTCGATATGGACGGCGTGATGGTCGACTCGGAGGACTACTGGACCGAACTCCAACGCGAGGAGATCCTCCCGCAGACCGTCCCCGGCGAGGACGTCGAGGTCGAGGAGGTCACCGGGATGAACTACCGCGAGATCTACGACTACCTCGATGAGGAGTACGGGACCGCGCTCACGCGCGAGGAGTTCGTCGGGATCTTTGAGGACACCGCCGAGGAGCTCTACGGCGAGCGCGTCTCTCTGCTCGAGGGCCTTCACGAGCTGCTCGAGGAGCTCCACGAGCGGGACGTCCGGACCGCGCTCGTCTCCTCCTCGCCCCACGACTGGATCGACATCGTGCTCGAGCGCTTCGACCTCGAAGGGGAGTTCGACGCGGTGGTGAGCGCCGAGGACATCGACGGGCCCGGGAAGCCAGAGCCCGCCATCTTCGAGCACGCGGCCGGCGAGCTGGGCGTCTCGGCGGATCGGTGCGTCGCGGTCGAGGACTCGGAGAACGGCGTCGAGGCGGCCGCCCGGGCGGGGACGACCGTCGTCGCCTACCGGATCGACGCCCACGGCGACATCGACCTCTCGCCGGCGGACGCCGTCGCTGACGATCCGGACGAGTTGCGCGAGGCGATACTGGCGCGGACCGAGTAG
- a CDS encoding tryptophan--tRNA ligase — protein MTRDTDAPGTAEPDDDRRSDARAKSVLPDGGAASDDVALDPWGSSAISDYRKLFEQFGIEEFDEVLPEVPSPHYLMRRGVIFGHRDYRPVLEAMCEDEPFAALSGFMPTGDPHIGHKLVFDELIWHQERGGDAYGLIADLEAHSARGLSWDEIDEHARDYLLSLLALGFDPDEGELYRQSANRDVQDLAFELGAEANFSELQAIYGFDGETDVSHMQSVVTQMADILYPQIDEPKPTVIPVGPDQDPHVRFARDLAARTRYFGVTQAYASFEATPAERALLGRAYETLDGEVEDGTVRCVNAAEWLEEADVDDPVDALEGALEKLHAAGKEPLRPRTRFLDRNATDEAFEALIEAVEGEKRVYDAHIDSFELSREEAEELAREVELAHGGYGFRAPSSIYHRFMTGLTGGKMSSSIPASHISLLDDPETGYDKVNSATTAGRETAELQRELGGEADKCPVYELYAYLLAGDDDGFAKEVYDECVGGERLCGDCKEQAARLMREFLEEHQEKRAEAETLLEELDFELESER, from the coding sequence ATGACACGCGATACGGATGCCCCCGGAACGGCGGAACCGGACGACGATCGACGATCAGACGCACGTGCCAAGAGCGTGCTTCCCGACGGCGGCGCGGCTAGTGACGACGTCGCGCTCGACCCGTGGGGCTCCTCGGCCATCTCCGACTACCGGAAGCTCTTCGAACAGTTCGGCATCGAGGAGTTCGACGAGGTCCTGCCCGAGGTGCCGAGCCCGCACTACCTGATGCGCCGCGGCGTGATCTTCGGCCACCGCGACTACCGGCCCGTCCTCGAGGCGATGTGCGAGGACGAGCCGTTCGCCGCGCTCTCGGGATTCATGCCCACTGGCGACCCCCATATCGGCCACAAGCTCGTCTTCGACGAGCTGATCTGGCACCAGGAGCGCGGCGGGGACGCCTACGGACTGATCGCCGACCTCGAGGCCCACAGCGCCCGCGGCCTCTCGTGGGACGAGATCGACGAACACGCGCGCGACTACCTCCTGAGCCTGCTCGCGCTCGGGTTCGATCCCGACGAGGGCGAGCTCTACCGTCAGTCGGCGAACCGCGACGTGCAGGACCTCGCGTTCGAACTCGGTGCGGAGGCCAACTTCTCCGAGCTCCAGGCGATCTACGGCTTCGACGGCGAGACCGACGTCTCGCACATGCAGTCGGTCGTAACGCAGATGGCCGACATCCTCTACCCCCAGATCGACGAGCCGAAGCCGACCGTCATCCCGGTGGGGCCGGACCAGGACCCCCACGTCCGGTTCGCGCGCGACCTCGCGGCCAGGACGCGATACTTCGGCGTCACCCAGGCGTACGCGAGCTTCGAGGCGACGCCGGCCGAGCGTGCCCTGCTCGGTCGGGCCTACGAGACGCTCGACGGGGAAGTCGAGGACGGGACGGTACGCTGCGTGAACGCCGCCGAGTGGTTGGAGGAGGCGGACGTCGACGATCCGGTTGACGCGCTCGAGGGAGCCCTCGAGAAGCTCCACGCCGCCGGCAAGGAGCCGCTTCGTCCCCGAACCCGGTTTCTGGATCGTAACGCGACCGACGAGGCGTTCGAGGCGCTCATCGAGGCCGTCGAGGGCGAGAAGCGCGTCTACGATGCCCACATCGACAGCTTCGAGCTCTCCCGGGAGGAGGCCGAGGAGCTCGCTCGCGAGGTCGAACTCGCCCACGGCGGCTACGGCTTCCGCGCGCCCTCGTCGATCTACCACCGCTTCATGACCGGGCTCACCGGCGGGAAGATGTCCTCCTCGATCCCCGCGAGCCACATCAGCCTGCTCGACGATCCCGAGACGGGCTACGATAAGGTCAACTCCGCGACGACGGCCGGTCGAGAGACCGCGGAGCTCCAGCGCGAGCTCGGCGGCGAGGCCGACAAGTGTCCGGTCTACGAGCTCTACGCCTACCTGCTCGCGGGCGACGACGACGGGTTCGCAAAGGAGGTCTACGACGAGTGCGTCGGCGGTGAGCGCCTCTGTGGCGACTGTAAGGAGCAGGCCGCCCGGCTCATGCGCGAGTTCCTCGAGGAACACCAGGAGAAGCGCGCCGAGGCCGAGACGCTGCTCGAGGAGCTCGACTTCGAACTCGAGTCCGAACGGTAG
- a CDS encoding quinone-dependent dihydroorotate dehydrogenase, protein MTFYERLRPALFRLPAETAHSIAQTALSVGQRDVVANRLEKRYRVEDDRLSVDVLDRRFPNPVGVAAGFDKNGRFPLALAALGFGHVEIGGVTADPQSGNPRPRMFRLPEDEAIVNRMGFNNDGADRIGSRLANEPLPDVPIGINIGKSKATPPERAPEDYRYTYRRVADHGDFFVVNVSSPNTPGLRDLQGETRLRGILTTLQAAGASPLLVKLSPDLAPEAIEDAIGVVEELGLDGVVATNTTTDRPETLRGRHRDEEGGLSGRPIEARSTGTIRFIAERTEVPIVGVGGVFDAADAYRKIRAGASLVQLYTGLVYRGPSIAHEINEGLLALLERDGFDAVEDAVGADLD, encoded by the coding sequence ATGACCTTCTATGAGCGTCTCCGGCCGGCACTGTTTCGTCTCCCGGCCGAGACCGCACACTCGATCGCACAGACGGCGCTCTCGGTCGGCCAGCGGGACGTGGTCGCGAACCGACTCGAGAAGCGGTATCGAGTCGAGGACGACCGGCTCTCGGTCGACGTCCTCGACCGGCGGTTTCCCAACCCGGTCGGGGTCGCCGCCGGCTTCGACAAGAACGGTCGGTTCCCGCTCGCGCTGGCGGCGCTGGGCTTCGGCCACGTCGAGATCGGCGGCGTCACGGCCGATCCCCAGTCGGGCAACCCACGCCCCCGAATGTTCCGGCTGCCCGAGGACGAGGCGATCGTCAACCGAATGGGATTCAACAACGACGGGGCCGACCGGATCGGCAGTCGGCTCGCGAACGAACCCCTACCCGACGTCCCGATCGGGATCAACATCGGCAAATCGAAGGCAACGCCGCCGGAGCGTGCACCCGAGGACTACCGCTACACCTACCGGCGCGTCGCCGACCACGGCGACTTCTTCGTCGTCAACGTCTCGAGCCCCAACACGCCGGGGCTTCGCGATCTCCAGGGCGAAACGCGACTTCGGGGGATTCTGACGACACTCCAAGCCGCCGGTGCGAGTCCGCTACTGGTGAAGCTCTCACCGGATCTCGCGCCGGAGGCGATCGAGGACGCGATCGGCGTCGTCGAGGAGCTCGGACTCGACGGGGTCGTCGCGACCAACACGACCACCGACCGGCCGGAGACGCTGCGCGGTCGTCATCGCGACGAGGAGGGCGGGCTATCGGGTCGACCGATCGAGGCACGCTCGACCGGGACGATACGGTTCATCGCCGAGCGAACGGAGGTTCCGATCGTCGGCGTCGGCGGCGTCTTCGACGCGGCGGACGCCTACCGGAAGATCCGGGCAGGCGCGAGCCTGGTCCAGCTCTACACGGGGCTGGTCTACCGCGGGCCCTCGATCGCCCACGAGATCAACGAGGGACTGCTCGCGCTGTTGGAGCGCGACGGGTTCGACGCCGTGGAGGACGCCGTGGGTGCCGATCTCGACTGA
- a CDS encoding DUF91 domain-containing protein translates to MTEPDAIHVLAGDCRVQADEVAHRGEVVVLIKPDNTVLVHDVDGYQPVAWLTRADTVSHASNGGFSVTATAGDRTLRVESKSAYGFGRYPGSRAGIPVGDCPDCSRVLVRAGGRVSCPGCTAEYGLPDGASVLEESCECGLPRMAVSRGETFELCLDRACESLDDAVRDRFDGAWDCPDCGGVLRIIRRGGLLAGCESYPDCEIGYVVPDGVVDGDCPCGLPIFETPRGRRCLDATCSAVDR, encoded by the coding sequence ATGACGGAACCCGATGCCATCCACGTTCTCGCCGGCGACTGTCGCGTCCAGGCCGACGAGGTGGCCCACCGCGGCGAGGTGGTCGTCCTGATCAAACCCGACAACACCGTGCTCGTCCACGACGTCGACGGCTACCAGCCCGTCGCGTGGCTCACCCGCGCCGACACCGTCTCCCACGCCAGCAACGGGGGCTTCTCCGTCACCGCGACCGCCGGCGACCGAACCCTGCGGGTCGAGTCGAAGAGTGCCTACGGCTTCGGGCGCTATCCCGGTTCGAGGGCGGGGATTCCGGTGGGGGACTGTCCCGATTGTTCGCGCGTGCTCGTCCGGGCCGGCGGTCGCGTCTCGTGTCCCGGCTGCACGGCGGAGTACGGTCTGCCCGACGGCGCGAGCGTGCTCGAGGAGAGCTGTGAGTGCGGTCTGCCGCGAATGGCCGTCTCCCGGGGCGAGACGTTCGAGCTCTGTCTCGATCGTGCCTGTGAGTCGCTCGACGACGCCGTCCGCGATCGCTTCGACGGCGCGTGGGACTGTCCGGACTGCGGCGGCGTCCTCCGGATCATCCGTCGCGGCGGGCTGCTCGCCGGCTGCGAGAGCTACCCCGACTGTGAGATCGGTTACGTGGTTCCGGACGGCGTCGTCGACGGCGACTGTCCCTGCGGACTGCCGATCTTCGAGACGCCGCGAGGGCGGCGTTGTCTCGACGCGACCTGCAGCGCGGTCGACCGGTGA
- the endA gene encoding tRNA-intron lyase has translation MDGPRGRLVDGDVRVGGDARQRYYDSRGYGRPLEGNDLLLSPVEAAHLLHRGDLGAVEVDGTEREFAAFVTGIEDPGFAVRFLVYADLRERGFYLSPAREDWVDDPPAAADFAVYERGSGPWDDEPYSTVRVVGERADVRAAALETGVLAVVDEESEVTYFEVERPGIEGDSATLGDGTIEGELIADRVIVWDAPERLFGECFYGQPLAGRRSDRGIVQLSLVEAAYLARRGTLDVDGAVLDRGRTVEGARFDRRLAVYADLRERGTVPKTGFKFGADFRVYGDVESVDELGHSERLVRVLPSDHVFSPRDLALDVRLAHGVRKEMTFALAGDAIEWFTVGRITP, from the coding sequence ATGGATGGACCACGGGGTAGACTCGTCGACGGCGACGTCCGCGTCGGCGGCGACGCCCGCCAGCGCTACTACGACTCGCGGGGCTACGGCCGGCCGCTCGAGGGGAACGACCTCCTCCTCTCGCCGGTCGAGGCCGCCCACCTGCTCCATCGGGGGGATCTCGGTGCCGTCGAGGTCGACGGCACGGAACGGGAGTTCGCGGCGTTCGTCACCGGGATCGAGGACCCGGGCTTCGCCGTCCGTTTCCTCGTCTATGCCGACCTCCGCGAACGGGGGTTCTATCTCTCGCCCGCGCGCGAGGACTGGGTCGACGACCCGCCCGCGGCCGCCGACTTCGCGGTCTACGAACGTGGCTCGGGTCCCTGGGACGACGAGCCGTACTCGACGGTTCGCGTCGTCGGCGAGCGCGCCGACGTTCGCGCGGCTGCGCTCGAGACCGGGGTTCTGGCCGTCGTCGACGAGGAGAGCGAGGTGACCTACTTCGAGGTCGAGCGTCCGGGGATCGAGGGCGACTCGGCGACGCTCGGGGACGGGACGATCGAGGGGGAGCTGATCGCCGACCGGGTGATCGTCTGGGACGCCCCCGAGCGCCTGTTCGGCGAGTGTTTCTACGGCCAGCCGCTCGCGGGCAGACGGAGCGACCGGGGCATCGTTCAGCTCTCGCTGGTCGAGGCGGCCTACCTCGCGCGCCGCGGCACCCTCGACGTCGACGGGGCGGTGCTCGATCGAGGCCGGACGGTCGAGGGCGCGCGCTTTGACCGTCGGCTCGCCGTCTACGCCGACCTTCGCGAGCGCGGGACCGTCCCCAAGACCGGCTTCAAGTTCGGCGCCGACTTCCGCGTCTACGGCGACGTCGAGTCGGTCGACGAGCTGGGCCATTCCGAACGCCTCGTTCGCGTGCTCCCGTCTGATCACGTCTTCTCACCGCGGGATCTCGCGCTCGACGTTCGCCTCGCCCACGGCGTCCGAAAGGAGATGACGTTCGCGCTCGCCGGCGACGCGATCGAGTGGTTCACGGTCGGACGGATCACGCCGTAG